TATATGGCGTGCCATCTTTGTGAAAAATATCATGGAACCACAGTTTTGGTTCGGCGCCATCGGGCATCGGGGTATCCCAGGCATAAATGGTATTGGTTTTGCCGGTTACAAAGCCCCAGTTTATGGCGCCTACGTTTTCTTTTTTCAGCATAGGCAATACGGTTGCAAATGTGCTGTTACGCGGGCGGGCCATATATTCGGTGCAGATTAGAGGGCGGCCAATCATTTTCAGGAATTGAACAGTTTTTAGGTGATCATCAACCGGCGAATAATCGTGATAAGTAGTTACATCCGAGTTAGCTACCTGGAACTTGTTTAAATCCTCTAATCCCCATGACCACACGCCTGCGCTTACCGGCTGGCTTGGGTTTACCTGGCGGGCCCATTTAAATACGTTTTTAAGCAGTGGTAAACTTTTATTCCCTTTACCTGAGTTACCCGGCTCGTTATATAAATCCCAAAGCAATATGCGCTTGTCTGCCTTAAAAGTGTTTAATACGTCCTTCACATATTTTTCCAACACCGGCGAATTGGCCATCTCTTCAGACGCCGGCTGGCCGGGGTCCTGCGCCCAGCCTGAATTGTGGATGCCAGGTTTTGGCTCGGGTTGTTTACCTGTTTTTGGCACCTTGTTCCAGCAATCGTCAAAAAATACAAACATGGTTTTAATGCCGTGTTTGCTGGATATGGCCAGGTATTCGTCCACCCGTTTTTTAAAGCCGGCCGGATCTTGCTGCCAGGCCAGGTGATGCAAAAACACCCGCATTACATTCATGCCAATACCTTGCGCATAGCCCAGTTCTTTATCAATAGTCTTCGGGTCGAAGGTATCGGCCTGCCACATTTCCAATTGGTTAATGGCGTTGCTGGTTATAAAATCGCTGCCTACAAGCCATTGGTTTTTGGCGTACCAGGCGCTGGCTTTTTGCGGGCTCCAAACGGCTGCTGTTGCTTTTTGCTGGGCCGATAGCTTCATGCTCAATGGCATTATTAAAGCGATGGCCAAGACTTTTAGTTTAGTTTGCATGTATAAGTGTTTAATAGTTTAATTCAATTTTTTATTGGTCAAATGTCCTTTTATCATCCAGATAGCGTTGCTGCCATAAGCATCAGTTGATGTTAAGGCGATAATGGTATCATCATTAAGCACACACAGCGAATTCCACAAGCCATGCTTGTTTAAAGGTACGGTAAATGGCGTGCTTACATTTTTAAAGTTTTTAGCATTATCATCACCAACAGCCACCTGCATACAGGCCAAATCGCCGTTATTATCCCGGTTTTGCGTGCTTTGGTACGATAGAATAGTTTGCCCGCTGTGCAACTGCCGCAGATAAGGTGCGCCGGCATAAACCGCCTGGGGCAACCCGGGTGTAAGTGCGTAAGTACGTTCCGCATCGCCAGGGCCGACGGTTTTTTGCCAGTTTTGCGCAATGCTGTTGCGAATGATGGAGGGTTTAAACTGGCCGCCGCTATTATCTTCAATGGAAAACACTATCTCACCTGTCCCCTTTAACAAAACAGGTACAGGCATCCCGTCGCGGTGGCAGGGTGTGAATGTTACAATCTCGGGTTTCTTTGTCCAGCTGAGGCCACCATCGTACGATCTGAAAAGCGAAATATTTTGCTCATTCGATTGCGTAAAGATGCCCTCGTCTGAATAAAACAACTGAATTTCGCCGGATGGCAACTGCAATTGCGACGGCTCCCAGCAACCATCCTCAAACCGGTAGCCGGCCTGGTATATCAAACGCTCATCTGTCCAGGTTTTACCTTCATCATAGCTTTTTTTGGTGATGATGGCGAAGTGTTTAGTAGTATCTGCCACGCCATTTACTTTGTGCGGCCGGGGATTATAGGATACCAGCAGCGAGTGGTCTTTCAGTTCCAAAATATCAGGAACGGCCATATTAACACCCGGAACCGATGAAGCCACTTTTACCGGGGCAAGCCAGGTTTCGCCAAGGTTGGTACTTACGGTACTTTGTATCCCGCCGTCGCCTTCATAAACACAAAGCAGATGACCATTACTGAGTTGTATGGCACGGGCATAGTTGCCACCACGTGCAGATACCTGTTTTAGCGTCGACTGATCCCACGCGATATCTACCTGATCACTTACTTTCACAGGCGTTTTTTCCTGCCCGCATGACAATTGCGGGATGAAAAAAAAGATTAGCCAACAGTATTTTCGCCTCATTATTATTTATAGTCAGGTATATTAAAACCTATTTTTTTATTGGACTAAAAAACTGTTGCGTTCGCAACAGGTGAAACAGATAAAAATATCAATTGCCTAATAATCAACAAATTAATAATTGTCATATTTTAAAAATCGCAACAGTAAGTACTACATCGCTTTAATAAACGCCTATTCTGCTACCGGAAACGATGAGATCCTTAGCCTTGCCCCGCCCATGGGCACCAATGTTAAATTAACTGTTGGCTGGCTGGTTTTAACCGGGCTTTGAGGCAGCACACCACAAAGGCCATACTGATCAATTGCCCAGCCGGGAATTTGTTTACCTTTGGTTTTTAACTCAATGGGGGCGTTAGCATTTGTAAATGGATTATTATCTTTTGGCCATGCACGGTGAATAATTTCAATTGATTTCTCGGGATGTTCCTGGTCAATTACCAAACCATAATTCCAATCAGATGCGGCGTGAATTTCAAACGATGGCCATTTTTGCGGATCGGCCGTAGGCTGCCAGTGCGAATCGCCCTGGGTTGTGGTACGGCTATCCTCCTTGGTGTATTGTTCATCAATTTTGAGCGAATAAGTTAGCGGACCGTATTTTACGCTCACGCTATTCTTATTTTGCTCCCACTGGCGTACTTTTAGTTGCATAGGTAGATGCAGGGTTATTTTATCGCCGTTTTTCCAGGTTTTAGCTAATTTGATATAGTCGCCGGTGGTTGAGCTCAATTTTACCGGGATGCCGTTTACCTTTACCGATGCAGCTTTACACCACTCAGGGATGCGCAGGTAAAGCGGAAAAGCAATAGTTTTTGACGCATTTACCGTAAAGCTCACCTCGTCTTCAAAAGGATATTTAGTGGTTTCCACAATATTTACATTTACGCCTTTGCCAACTTTTGCCGATACCTGCCCTTGGGTATACAGCTGTGCTGCTATGCCATTATCGGGGGTAGCCATCCAGCTGTTTTCGGCATAGTATACCCAACCTGCCGCGTGGTTGTGCTGGCAGCAGCGGCTGCTAAAAGGATTCATCATTAAAAACGGACCTTCATTGGCAATGCCGGGGCTGTGGTTTTTGCCATCGCTAAGCACCATGTTTGGTGCAGTTAAATACCTTAAAGATCGGTAATCGGGCATAAAGGCTGCCGAAAATGTGTTGAACGCCACATCTTCGCAGTTGGATGCCCAAAAGGTATCGCCGGTTGATCCTAACAGCATTTGATCTGATGTCATTTGCTCAACCATGCCACAGGTTTCTACGGCCTGGCGCGGGTCGTCATAACCTTTGCGGGCATTTTCATCGGCGCCAAACATGCCGCCGGGTACCTGGCCATATATTTTACGGATAAGGCTGAAATCGTTATAAGTAGCGGCCAGATCCTTTGGATCATGGCTCTGCAGGTAAAAAGTTGCCGGTTCGCGAAAGCATTGGGCTACGTTTACATTATGCCAGTTGGGCAGGTTATTGGCCTGGCGCCAATTGGCGGTATTTTTATCCAGTTTTGCAGCCAAATCCAACAGGAATTTATCGCCCGTACGATTGTAAAGCCAGTAAACGCTCAACATGTTATCCCCGCCGCGGCTGTTTTCCCAATAGTCCTCTAAAAACTCGTTGTCGGGTACGGATAGTTCATACTTAAAGTATTTAGTCATGAACGGTATTACCCTTGGGTCTTTCGAGTATTCGTAATAAGATTGCAGGCACCAAAGCATAGGCATGTTTGTCCACAGGTCGCGGTTACCTTTATTGGTACGGGCCGGGCCAAAATCGCCGTTATCGCGCTGGTTATTTAATACCGCGTCAATCCAGAATTTGGCTTCTTTAATAATCTTTTGATCGCCCAGCATATAGCCAATATTGGCGTAGCCTTTTAGCCAGTAAGGTAATTCTTCCCAACCATATTCGCCTTTACCTTCTTTATTTAGCCAGGCATTATTGGTTTTTGATAGCCAAACGCTTATTTCGCCCAGGTTACCGGTAAGGCCATCGCGCTGCAATTCCAACGCTTTTTTTAGCCAGCCACCTGCGTTTATGCTGCCTACCGGCAGTTTGGTAAAATATTCGTGCTGCAACGGCGCCCGGTTATTAATGTAATTGGCGTTCACCTGCTGGTTATTAACCTTTGTTATTACCGATGCCTTTACTGCTTGCGCCGCTGCTGTGTAAATACTGCCGCATATTGCTAAAACAGTCAAGCAGATCACTTTGCCTACTCTATTCATATTATTCATTGTGAAATATATTATTTGCAACTATTTGGCCTTCTTCAGTTCTCTCAAAAGGCTGCTACTCTATGTAAATATCGCTTGAACAATAATAAACGATGTCATTTCGAACGAGGTACGAGGAGAAATCCTATGCGACTTGCTCTGCACATGCTTCGCGGAATGCAGGGCGTATAAGATTTCTCTTTCGCTCCCTACACATTACTACGCTCGCTCTATCGAAATGACAACTTCTTTTTATATTAACTCTAAAAAGAGACTTTGCGACTAAAGTCCTCTCTGTTGAGCGGACTTTAGTCGCCGCTAAATCGTTCCTATCATTTATTTCGCCAACGCCGGATCGTAAAGTTTCACGTTTTCTTTGTGTAACAATTCTACAGGCATTTTAATCACTTTACGATCATAAGTCATAAAACCGTTAACCTCTCCTTCTACGTCGGTTGTTTGCGTATATACTGCAGCCGAAAGGCCAAGTTTTATAAGTTCCTGCAATCTATCGGTAAAGGTGATATAACGTTTTAGCAGGTCGTCGCCATTTTTAAAGTTCTGATAGCCCCAATTTTTGTTGGCTTGCCAGGTATGCCCGTCAACAGGCCAGCCAAGGCCGCCAAACTCACCCAGTACCACTGCTTTGGTTTTACCAAAAATCTCAGGGCGCGGCATTGCGGGGTGCGGGTAGTTATGTAAATCAACAATATTTCCGGTATCGTAAAAGTTACCACCGCTTGCACTGTTCACCAGCCGCGACGGGTCTTTTTTCATTGTCCATTCTGTAATTTCAACCGTTTTAAATTGTCCCCAGGCCTCGTTAAAAGGTGTCCATACCACAATGCAGGGGTAGTTGTATAATGAGTTGATGATGGCGTTCCACTCCTTGCGGTAGTAACCTTCAGATTCGGGCGTACGCTGCTGATCGGTTTGGCCGTCTAACACGCCGGGGCGGTTTTCCCAGTGGTTACCCAAATCGCCGCTTGGCATATCCTGCCAAAGCAGCATGCCTGTTTTATCGCAATAGTTATAATAGCGGGCGGGCTCAACCTTAATGTGCTTACGGATCATGTTAAAACCCATTGCTTTTAATTGGTCAATATCGTAGCTCATGGCCTCGTAAGTTGGCGGGGTGTACAAGCCATCGGGCCACCAGCCCTGGTCAAGCGGGCCGTATTCAAATACAAACTTGTTGTTTAGCAACATACGTTGCACGCCATTAGCATCGGCACCAAGAGAAATTTTGCGCATGGCAAAGTAGCTTTTCACTTCATCAACCGGCTTGCCTTTGCGGATAACAGCCACCTGCAAATCGTACAGGAAAGGATCTGTTGTCGACCATAATTTTTCGTCCTTTATATTCAATACAGCGTCAGCGCCTGCATCAACTGTTTTTTCGTCTACTTTGGTTTTACCATCCCAGGCAGTTATTTTCAATAGGTCGCCGGGCTGGCCATCGGTTACTTCGGCCGAAACCGTTAGCGTGTGATTATCAATATCGGGGGTTTGTTTGGTGGCTTCGATATGCGTTTTGGCAACGCCTTCCAGCCAAACTGTTTGCCATATACCGGTTACAGGCGTATACCAGATCCCTTCGGGACTTTTAACCTGTTTACCACGTGGTTGCGGGCCGTCATTTGTTGGGTCCCACACGCTCACTTTAATTTCTTGTTTTGCACCGCCTTTTAAATAAGGGGTGATATTGAATGTAAAGGGGTCGAAACCGCCTTCGTGCTTACCGGCGCTAACGCCGTTTACAAAAACTTCGGTACGCCAGTCAACAGCGCCAAAGTGTAGCAATACATCTTTGCCTTTTAATGTTTTATTGAGGGTGATGGTAGTTTTATACCATAACATGCTGTCCTTCCCCACCGTTTTGCCAACGCCTGACAGGGCAGACTCGACGGCGAAAGGCACCAATATCTTACCTTCATACCTGGCAGGGCCTGCGATACCTTTTTGCACTATGGCGTAATCCCACAATCCATTCAGATTTTGCCAATTACCCCTTACCAGCTGCGGGCGGGGATACCCGGGCAACGGCGCATTTGGGTCAACCTTGTCGGCCCAGGGTGTTGTTATTTTTGTTTTGATAAGGTGCCAGCTACTTTGCTGCGCATTAGCCGATAAACAGGCCGCAGTAAAAACCGCAAGGCATAAATTTAGTTTTTTCATTAGTTATATTAAGAGATAAAAAGCATCAAGTAGTTAGTAGTAAGTATCAGGGCTTTGGCAAATGTATGGCATCACACAATTACTGCTGGTATCAATACTGTTGCATAAGCATAATATTAAAAGTTTCGATACGTCACATTAGGTACCTGATACTAAAAGTTAACACATTGAAAAAAGGGGCCGCACCGCACAGTACGACCCCGAACCAATTATTAACTTAGAAGGACACTTTCACTAAAGGCGAGAATATCATATCCTCAACTCCGCTTATTTTAATACCAACCCTGGCAAATACATAATTTTGTGTTGGTGACAGCGAAGGGATACCAACACTCATGCTGATGTTACTCAAGCTGGTAATATCCGATCCGTTAAGCTGTGTTGAAGCTACCTGGTCGCCGCCCGATACAAACTGGGTTTTGTTGATATACAGGTTCACCCTGTCAATGCCTTTTGCATTGGCGTCGGTTATTACTTTTTCGATATTAAAAGTAGCCGTAACTGTTTTACTTGCGGCGGTTATTTTGGCATTGCGCACCATATAATATGGCATTACCTCAATATCCATGGTTTTATTGCCACTTATAGTAACCGCTATGGTATCGCGCTTGCCGGCAGATAACTCTTTCCACATGAACGGGCCCTGATTTGCAGGAATTGTGAATTTATAGTTACCGTTGAAAAGCAAAGTTGAATAATTGCCTTCCTGGTCAAACGTGCCTACTATTGGCGCTAATTTTCCAAAACCGGACTGATACAAGTTGAAAGGCACCTGGTTATACTCCACATTCACAGGGTCGCCTTTATAGGTTAACCTCCCGTTAAATGTTGCGGATGGCGCAGCATAATTATCTTTTTTACAACCCGTAGCTGTAAGCAAGAGTGCTATGATGATATGATGAAATTTTATTTTCATGATCGTAGTTTAATAAATACTATTGATTTGGTTGTTTAACAATTTTAGGATTAGCCGATAATACGTTATCACCAATTTGTGAATAATAATTACCTAACTGGAACCTGTTTGCACCTGTTACAGAACTTGGTTTAACTTCTTTAAACAGCCATTTACCATTATTGGCATTGCCGGGGTTGTAATATTTATATGGCCATAACCCAAATGGTTGTGTGTTGCGTTTAGCCGCCTGGCCAATATTGGTAACCAGGTCGGTAACGGTCATTTGATTACCATCCCATACTACGGTTGCCAATCTCCAGCGTTTCATATCAAACAAGGTATGTCCTTCAAAGGCCAGCTCTACCCTACGCTCGTGTACAATGCGATCAAAATAGTTAGCGGCTGTTAACACCAGTGGTGTATTAAGGCCAGCCCTTGCGCGTACCTGGTTAATATAGGTTGATGCTGTTGTATAGTCGCCTAACTCGGCAGCAGCTTCGGCACCGTTAAGCAACACCTCAGCATAACGGTAACGAATAAAGTTAACATCGCTACCACGACCACGACGACCGGAACCAATTGTTGGATCAAGATATTTACGAACATAGAAACCGGTTTGCGTTCTGAATTCCAAACCGTTAACAGGCCCATCCTTACCTACTACCTGTACCGGCGTAGTTGTACCCGGAAGCGGCTTAAGTTGTACAGCATCGCCGCTGGTAAGTATGCTGCCATCAGCCAGCTGGTAACCAGCCCAAACATCAGTACGTTTACCTTTAAATAAACCGTTTGGCAATAATACTGTGCCTGCTAACCTTGCATCCCTGCCAGCAAAAGCATCCAGCTGATTATCGTAGTAAATAGGGTTACCAGAGCCGTCTTTGGTTGCGATTGGCGCATAGGTATTATCCAGTTTTTCGTACGCTTCAACCAGGTTTAACGACGGATCTAACCGGCCTGCATCCAAACCTTCGTCAGATATTGAATAAGGCTGATCATTTGTGGTAAAACCATGGGTTTTACCACCGTTGGCCTTAAAGTCCTCAACCCAGATTGATTCTGTACTTGTTTTGTCAAGAAAAATATTAGCGAAGTTATCGCTCAGGTCTGGCAATTGCTTGTATAAGCTGTAATTACCTGCACTGCCGCTGATGATAGCCTTAGCAGCCGCAAGAGCTTTAGTGTAATAACCGGTAGCCATGCTTGCAGGTATACCGACTTCGCCGCCTGGCAATGAAACCTGTGGAGTAGTAGCGCCATATTTGGCAATAGAAGCTGCATATAGTGCAGCCCTTGCTTCCATGGCTAAAATAGCACCAGGGGTTGCCCTTGATTTCTCTTCTACTTTTGCAGGCAATAAACCTTTTATAGCTTCGGCCTCGCTGATGATGAAATCATAAACTTCTGATTCTTTGGCGCGGGCTACCTGTAAAGGTATTACATTGCCAGAGAAATCGTAATCGAGCGGTTTGGTAATTAATGGCACGCCACCCATGCGTTTTACCAGTTCAAAATAGTACTGGGCACGTAAAAATCTGCCTTCGGCGATGAATTGATTTTTTTGATCGGCGGTTAGTTTAGTTGCCGCTGTTGCACGGTCAATAAACAGGTTTAAATCGCGAACGTATGTATAGTCCCAGGTTCCCCACTCACCGTAACCCCAGCCGGTACGTTGTACAAAGTACGAACTGCCGTTTTCTGATGGGAACGATTCGCTAAAGTCAGCAAACGAAGCCCATCCGTTATCAAGGCCCGAGAAATCAACCACACGATTATATAAATCGCCCAGGATAGATAGCACCAGGTTGGGATCTGAAAATGCCACATCTGCCGTTACTATCTGCTTGGGCGGCACATTCAAAAATTCGCTATCTTTTTTGCATGATCCCGTAATTAACAGGGCCGCAAACGTAGTTATTATAGTTATTTTTTTCATTGAATTTAAACTTAAGGGATTAATTAAAAGGTTAAATTAACACCGAAGTTAAGGACCTTACTTTGAGGGAACTGAAGCCCGTTATCATCCGTTACCTCCGGATCAACCGCATATTGCTTCAGGTTATCAAACGAAAACATGTTGTATGCATTAACATAAAATCTTGCCTTCCTGATCTTTACCTTTGTTAACAAATTGGTTGGTAACGAGTAACCCAATTCAAGTGTCCTTGCCCTTAGGTACCTTACGCTATGCAACCAAAACGATGAATTATTTTGCCCGTTAAGTGAGTAGCTGCTATAGCCAAAACCCGGATTAATCCTGTTGGCGGGGTATTTTCCGGGAATCCACTGGCTGTTAATATCAAATGGATCGGCACGGTGGTACCTGTCTTCAAAAATGGTATTTAAGTTACCGTTGTTTTGGAACGCCCACCTCGTTTCCCAGTTCTGGAACCAGGTATAGCCTGCACCGCCCGAAAAATCGGCGTGGAAATCAAAACCTTTGTAAGCTGCACCAAGAGTGAAACCAAAGTTTATATTAGGCTGTGTGCCATACCCATAACCAATAGGCCTTTCGTCGTACTGGTCAATTTTACCGTCACCGTTTTGATCCTTATACATTAAATCGCCCGGTAACAGGCTACGGTTGCCCTTTCCATCGTTGTTGATTTTGTAGTTGTTAATCTGGTCAATTGATGTAAACTGGCCGATAACCTGGTAGCCCCAGTCGATGTGTGAATACCTGTTTTCGGTTGAGTTACGGTATTGATCCCATGAGTTATAAAACAACGGGTTGTACGAGGTAAGATTTTTTTGACGGCTGTATGAAAAATTACCGCCAACATTAAATGTCGCTTTACCAATGGTTCCGTTATAGTTAAGGGAAATTTCCGCTCCCTGTTGCGAATCGCTGCTGGTGTTTTCCTGCGGTAACCCGTAACCAACTTCAATTGGCAAAATCACATCATTTTTGGTACCCAGTAAACCGGTACGTTTTCTGTAAAAATAATCTACAGTACCGGTAAGGGAGCTGTTCAGGAAGCTAAAGTCGGCACCAACGTCGGTTATCTTACTTTTTAACCATGAAATATTGGTTGTTACTATACCCTTATCCCTTGATGTAACCACCGCATTGCCATCTATAATAGCAGTACCCGAATTGTAGTTGTAACCAGGTAAATATGAGTAAGGCGAAATCAGGTTCCTATCGTCTCCTAACACACCGTATGATCCCCTGATTTTCAAATCATTCAGCACACTGTGATCGCCAAGCAAGCTTTTCATAAAGCCTTCCTGAGTAATCCTCCATCCAACAGATACACCCGGGAAATACCCCACACGTTTATCAGGCGCAAAAAGGTACGATGCATCACGTCTTGCAGATGCTTCTAAATAATATTTATTGTCGTAGTTATAGTTGATACGACCGATATAACCGATACGAGCTTCTTTATCATCACTATCCTGGTAAGTATCGGCAGTTGGGAAATAAATAAGCGGCAGGTTATTTGAAACCGGCGATGCGTGGATCCAGTTGCGCAAGTGCTGAAGTTCGATACGCTCAGATACAAACGTAGCGCCCACGGTATGCTTGCCGAAGGTATTGTTATAGTTTATTTGCCATTGGTAGGTTTTTGCAAACTCCTTACGTTGCTCACGCTCTCTCCATGGGTTGGTACTGCCGCCTGTTACATCGTAAGTGTCGGTAGCTGGCCTGTAGGTGTAAGCATTATAGGTATACTCCTGGTTGTTCAGCAAATAATCGGCTATGTAGTATGAATACAAACCTTTAACTGTTAAACCCTTAATGCCGGGAATTTGATATTCGGCACCAAAGTTGGTTTGCAATACGCGCCAGTCGCTGTGGTATAAACCCGAAAGTTTGTCGTTCAGGAACGCGTAATTTGATTCGGTATGGCCAATATCATTCAAATAAGCAGGGTTATCGTTAGCGTAAGGGCGCTCCAAAGGTGTATTCCTTAATACCGCAAACCTTGCCAGGAAGTAATCATCGCCACCAGGTACACCCGGATTTTCGCGGGTTTCTATACGGCCATTGATATTCAGGCTAACTTTTAAACCAGCCGCAACTTTAACCGAAACATTTGATTGGATATTTGAGCGGTTAAACTTATACTCTTTGCCTAATTGTGAATTTTGGAATAAGTTGGTTGCTGAAACGTAGTAATTAACCCTATCGGTGCCACCGGTAAAGTTGGCGTTAACAGAGTTTTGAGGGGCGTTGTTATTCGCTTTCAACACATAATCGCGCCAGTTAAAGCTTTGGTAGCCTTTTTCGGTACCTGCCTTGTATTTGTCAAGTTCGGCTTGTGTAATGCTGGTTGAGCCGTTGGTGTTCACCTCAGCATCTGCACGATAACGCATGTAATCGTACGAGTTGGTTAATACATTCGGGAACCTGTACCAGTTTTGGTAACCGGTATAGGCATCAATATTAATGCGCGCATCGCCGCTACCTTTTTTAGTGGTTACCACCACAACACCGTTTGCCGCGCGTACACCGTAAATAGCTGCCGAGCCGTCTTTCAATACAGTAATGCTTTCCACATCGTTTGGCGCAAGGTTGTTAAACTGGCCTTCATCTTGTTGGATACCGTCAATTACATACAAAGGCGAACCCATGTTACGGATTTGTATGCTGGCGCTTGCTCCCGGCCTGCCTTCAGACATTCTGAAAGTTACACCTGGAATTTTACCTGCCAAACCCGTGCTCACCGTTGAACCGGCATGCACGCGATCAAGATCTTTACTGGTTACGCTGGAGATAGCGCCCGTAATGGATTCCTTTTTTTGTGAACCGTAACCTGTTACTACAACTTCTTGCAGTGATGAGTTAGTTGCTTTTAGCCGCACTCTGATACTTGTTTGCCCGTTTAACGGAAATTCCATTGTGGCGAAGCCAATATAGCTTAATACCAACACGCTGTTGGCAGTAGGTACAGTTAAGCTAAACTGTCCCTTTACATCAGTTGTTGATCCACCCTGGGCGCCTTTAATACGTACGGCAACGCCTGTTAGTGCTTCGCCCGTGGTATCAGTTACCGTTCCCGTCACCTTCACCTGTGCAGATGCACCAAGCGAAAAAAGCAGGCAGCTCATGATAGAGAATACAACTAATGTTACTTTTTGGCCCCATTTACTGGGCGGCCATTGCACGCGGGAGGGCCCCCCATGCCTGAGTAGTAAAAATTTTCTCATAAATTGATTTGTTATTGGTTAATTGTCGATTTTAAAAATGTAATGTTGACATATCTAAAATCACGATGTAAAGAAAAAGATTTAGGGGGGCTCCTTATTAACCAAATCATCTCAATAATTAGTCAAAAAGTATCAATTTTTATTCAGACGAAAACCCTTGTTCAGAATGGCTATATTTGTTCAAGAGATCGATTTTGAAACCTGCATATTTATTATATTTACTGTTCATATTCCCGCTTACTATATGTAATGCACAGCCTTATTATTTCAGGCATTACCAGGTTGAGCAGGGCTTGTCAAACAATACCGTTTACTGCAGCCTGCAGGATAAACAGGGATTTTTATGGTTTGGCACGCGCGATGGTTTAAACCGTTTTGACGGTTACACATTCCGGGTTTTCGGGCATAATCCTAAAAATCCACGCAGCATTTGCAGCAACATGGTACATGCCCTCAGGCTTGACAACAACGGCAATTTATGGGTGGGCACCGATGAGGGGATTGATAAATTTGATAGCAAAACAGAAAGTTTTATCCGCGTAAATCCATCAAATACCAATGGTGTCAGAGCTATCGAATTTGACCATTATAATAATTGCTGGTACATCGCAGGATCGTCCCTGATCAGGTATAATACGCAAACCGGCAAAACAACCGACTTTGGTAAACTGCAAAATTTTGAAGCCTCGGGTATAGTGCAAAATAACGGCTATATGTGGGTATCATCCAATAGCGGCACTATTGAACGGCTGGACACCGTTCGCAATACCTTTAAAAGCTACAGCATAGTTAACCACTCCAATTGGGCTCCCTCTTACTTCACTGAAAAAATTTTTAATGCAGGCAACAATAAAATATTTATAGGTACAACCAGTCAGGGTTTTAAAATATTTGACTGCGTTACCGGAACTTATTCCGATGTACTGACAAATAATAAAAACAAAACCGGCATTTATGTAAGGGATTTTGCAAAATATGCCGATAACCAGTTTTGGCTGGCTACCGAATCGGGAATATTTATTTACGATGTGCTTAACAACTCTTTTAC
The genomic region above belongs to Mucilaginibacter sp. KACC 22773 and contains:
- a CDS encoding cellulase family glycosylhydrolase, which gives rise to MQTKLKVLAIALIMPLSMKLSAQQKATAAVWSPQKASAWYAKNQWLVGSDFITSNAINQLEMWQADTFDPKTIDKELGYAQGIGMNVMRVFLHHLAWQQDPAGFKKRVDEYLAISSKHGIKTMFVFFDDCWNKVPKTGKQPEPKPGIHNSGWAQDPGQPASEEMANSPVLEKYVKDVLNTFKADKRILLWDLYNEPGNSGKGNKSLPLLKNVFKWARQVNPSQPVSAGVWSWGLEDLNKFQVANSDVTTYHDYSPVDDHLKTVQFLKMIGRPLICTEYMARPRNSTFATVLPMLKKENVGAINWGFVTGKTNTIYAWDTPMPDGAEPKLWFHDIFHKDGTPYKTEETELIKSLTGRGK
- a CDS encoding beta-L-arabinofuranosidase domain-containing protein, coding for MNNMNRVGKVICLTVLAICGSIYTAAAQAVKASVITKVNNQQVNANYINNRAPLQHEYFTKLPVGSINAGGWLKKALELQRDGLTGNLGEISVWLSKTNNAWLNKEGKGEYGWEELPYWLKGYANIGYMLGDQKIIKEAKFWIDAVLNNQRDNGDFGPARTNKGNRDLWTNMPMLWCLQSYYEYSKDPRVIPFMTKYFKYELSVPDNEFLEDYWENSRGGDNMLSVYWLYNRTGDKFLLDLAAKLDKNTANWRQANNLPNWHNVNVAQCFREPATFYLQSHDPKDLAATYNDFSLIRKIYGQVPGGMFGADENARKGYDDPRQAVETCGMVEQMTSDQMLLGSTGDTFWASNCEDVAFNTFSAAFMPDYRSLRYLTAPNMVLSDGKNHSPGIANEGPFLMMNPFSSRCCQHNHAAGWVYYAENSWMATPDNGIAAQLYTQGQVSAKVGKGVNVNIVETTKYPFEDEVSFTVNASKTIAFPLYLRIPEWCKAASVKVNGIPVKLSSTTGDYIKLAKTWKNGDKITLHLPMQLKVRQWEQNKNSVSVKYGPLTYSLKIDEQYTKEDSRTTTQGDSHWQPTADPQKWPSFEIHAASDWNYGLVIDQEHPEKSIEIIHRAWPKDNNPFTNANAPIELKTKGKQIPGWAIDQYGLCGVLPQSPVKTSQPTVNLTLVPMGGARLRISSFPVAE
- a CDS encoding sialidase family protein codes for the protein MKVSDQVDIAWDQSTLKQVSARGGNYARAIQLSNGHLLCVYEGDGGIQSTVSTNLGETWLAPVKVASSVPGVNMAVPDILELKDHSLLVSYNPRPHKVNGVADTTKHFAIITKKSYDEGKTWTDERLIYQAGYRFEDGCWEPSQLQLPSGEIQLFYSDEGIFTQSNEQNISLFRSYDGGLSWTKKPEIVTFTPCHRDGMPVPVLLKGTGEIVFSIEDNSGGQFKPSIIRNSIAQNWQKTVGPGDAERTYALTPGLPQAVYAGAPYLRQLHSGQTILSYQSTQNRDNNGDLACMQVAVGDDNAKNFKNVSTPFTVPLNKHGLWNSLCVLNDDTIIALTSTDAYGSNAIWMIKGHLTNKKLN
- a CDS encoding glycoside hydrolase family 2 protein, encoding MKKLNLCLAVFTAACLSANAQQSSWHLIKTKITTPWADKVDPNAPLPGYPRPQLVRGNWQNLNGLWDYAIVQKGIAGPARYEGKILVPFAVESALSGVGKTVGKDSMLWYKTTITLNKTLKGKDVLLHFGAVDWRTEVFVNGVSAGKHEGGFDPFTFNITPYLKGGAKQEIKVSVWDPTNDGPQPRGKQVKSPEGIWYTPVTGIWQTVWLEGVAKTHIEATKQTPDIDNHTLTVSAEVTDGQPGDLLKITAWDGKTKVDEKTVDAGADAVLNIKDEKLWSTTDPFLYDLQVAVIRKGKPVDEVKSYFAMRKISLGADANGVQRMLLNNKFVFEYGPLDQGWWPDGLYTPPTYEAMSYDIDQLKAMGFNMIRKHIKVEPARYYNYCDKTGMLLWQDMPSGDLGNHWENRPGVLDGQTDQQRTPESEGYYRKEWNAIINSLYNYPCIVVWTPFNEAWGQFKTVEITEWTMKKDPSRLVNSASGGNFYDTGNIVDLHNYPHPAMPRPEIFGKTKAVVLGEFGGLGWPVDGHTWQANKNWGYQNFKNGDDLLKRYITFTDRLQELIKLGLSAAVYTQTTDVEGEVNGFMTYDRKVIKMPVELLHKENVKLYDPALAK